A window of Christiangramia forsetii KT0803 contains these coding sequences:
- a CDS encoding transposase translates to MTRRKFTSKFKTKVVLESLKERQTTQELAQKFEITPQQISTWKREFLKDADAVFSKGSKSKKSEEEEKKDQLLKVIGELKVENDFLKNALR, encoded by the coding sequence ATGACACGAAGAAAATTCACCTCAAAGTTCAAAACGAAAGTAGTCCTTGAATCGCTAAAAGAGCGTCAAACGACTCAGGAACTCGCACAAAAATTTGAAATCACTCCGCAACAAATCAGTACCTGGAAACGAGAATTTTTAAAAGATGCTGATGCGGTCTTTTCTAAAGGAAGTAAGTCTAAGAAATCAGAAGAAGAGGAAAAGAAAGACCAACTCCTTAAAGTAATTGGGGAGCTAAAAGTGGAAAATGATTTTTTAAAAAACGCCTTGCGATAA
- a CDS encoding ThiF family adenylyltransferase: protein MIVSLAKNNEDIDRLLKKGYALSIDSNHLVIRDIPYIDNNGNLQIGAIVSIVNFINQNKMSMRDHQIFFCGSPPYELNGKPIRNLGGGATSIHLTSKDLVVQRSFSNKPPSGKFKDWFEKIENYVTIISGPAMDKFDANPYTFRVVDENYKSVFKFRDTLTSRAEIGELSAKLEEDTIAIIGLGGTGSYLLDFLVKTPVKEIKGFDGDWYHVHNAFRSPGKLDEEELGKRKTEVYKNRYQNFRSNVNIYSNYITCDSEDDLTGVTFVFVCVDSGDSRREIFDLLVKLKIPFIDVGMGLDKDTGLVSGTLRTTYFPTESAQSIIDKRLAPLTDIPNDVYKSNIQISELNALNACLAVIKYKQIRGFYLDDNSYFHMLFNVDGVNLVGENGKN from the coding sequence ATGATAGTAAGTTTAGCAAAAAATAATGAGGATATTGATAGATTACTAAAAAAAGGGTATGCTTTATCAATAGATAGCAATCATCTAGTTATTAGAGATATACCTTATATAGACAATAATGGAAACCTTCAAATTGGTGCAATAGTTTCAATAGTAAATTTTATTAACCAAAATAAAATGAGCATGAGAGACCATCAAATATTTTTTTGTGGTAGTCCTCCTTATGAATTGAACGGAAAACCAATTAGAAATCTTGGTGGTGGTGCAACATCAATTCATTTGACATCAAAAGATTTAGTTGTGCAAAGGTCTTTTTCTAACAAACCTCCAAGTGGAAAGTTTAAAGATTGGTTCGAAAAAATTGAAAATTATGTTACCATAATTTCTGGACCAGCTATGGATAAATTTGATGCTAATCCTTATACTTTTAGAGTAGTTGATGAAAATTATAAGTCAGTATTTAAATTTAGAGATACTCTAACAAGTAGGGCAGAAATAGGAGAGTTAAGTGCTAAACTTGAAGAAGATACAATTGCTATTATTGGTCTGGGAGGAACAGGTTCTTACCTTTTAGATTTTTTGGTAAAAACTCCAGTTAAAGAAATTAAAGGGTTTGATGGAGATTGGTATCATGTTCATAATGCATTCCGTTCCCCAGGAAAATTAGATGAAGAAGAATTAGGTAAAAGAAAAACAGAGGTCTATAAAAACCGTTATCAAAATTTCCGTAGCAATGTAAATATTTACTCAAATTATATTACTTGTGATTCAGAAGATGATTTGACTGGAGTTACTTTTGTTTTTGTGTGTGTTGATAGTGGAGATTCTCGAAGAGAAATATTTGATTTACTTGTAAAACTAAAAATTCCATTTATAGATGTAGGTATGGGATTAGATAAAGATACTGGGTTAGTAAGTGGCACACTTCGTACTACATATTTTCCTACTGAATCTGCACAAAGCATTATAGATAAAAGGCTAGCTCCATTAACTGATATTCCCAATGATGTTTATAAAAGTAATATTCAAATTTCAGAACTTAACGCTTTAAATGCTTGTTTAGCGGTTATAAAATATAAACAAATAAGAGGTTTTTATTTGGATGACAATTCATATTTCCACATGTTATTTAACGTTGATGGAGTAAATTTAGTAGGGGAGAATGGGAAAAATTAA
- a CDS encoding WYL domain-containing protein gives MIENSNISPKTKELFEKETLLETENHHHINGIELIADILDSITKKKVIEIEYQKFDGNSKVHKIKPILLKEDKQMWYILGINIKYNRLITFALDRIIDITVTKEEFDTIEFDSLEYFKYSFGITVSDDEPIEVVINFNPKQGNYLKTLPIHNTQEIIEDNNEKFIIKVKVKPSYEFYSKIFSYGSDATIISPKPIIDRVLKTFEKAVNKYNSN, from the coding sequence GTGATTGAAAATTCAAATATTTCTCCTAAAACTAAAGAACTTTTTGAAAAAGAAACTTTATTAGAGACAGAAAATCATCATCACATTAATGGAATAGAATTAATAGCAGACATACTAGATTCAATAACTAAAAAGAAAGTTATTGAAATTGAATATCAAAAATTTGATGGTAATTCTAAAGTTCATAAAATCAAACCTATTTTATTGAAGGAAGATAAACAAATGTGGTATATATTGGGAATAAATATTAAATATAATAGATTAATAACTTTTGCATTAGATAGAATAATTGATATAACAGTTACTAAAGAAGAGTTTGATACTATTGAATTTGATAGTTTAGAATATTTTAAATATTCCTTTGGAATTACAGTTTCTGATGACGAACCTATAGAAGTTGTAATTAATTTTAATCCAAAACAAGGAAATTATCTTAAAACACTTCCTATTCATAATACTCAAGAAATTATAGAAGATAATAACGAAAAATTTATTATTAAGGTAAAAGTAAAGCCATCATATGAATTTTATTCAAAAATTTTTAGCTATGGTTCAGATGCTACAATTATATCTCCAAAGCCAATTATAGATAGAGTTTTAAAGACTTTTGAAAAGGCCGTAAACAAATATAATTCCAATTAA
- a CDS encoding multiubiquitin domain-containing protein, with amino-acid sequence MDNKLKKEDKKKMVTIIVNGTPYEEEKNEITYEEVVTLAFSDFPQHPERTYSVTYERGQGNKPTGILSPGGKVRVKKGMTFKVKHTGQS; translated from the coding sequence ATGGATAACAAATTAAAAAAAGAAGACAAAAAAAAGATGGTAACTATTATAGTTAATGGTACACCATATGAAGAAGAAAAAAATGAGATAACTTATGAAGAAGTAGTTACACTAGCATTTTCTGATTTCCCTCAACACCCTGAAAGAACTTATTCAGTTACTTATGAAAGAGGACAAGGAAATAAACCTACTGGAATTTTATCTCCAGGTGGAAAAGTTAGAGTAAAAAAAGGAATGACTTTTAAAGTTAAACATACTGGACAATCTTAA
- a CDS encoding DUF6527 family protein, which yields MGKIKLLKVEYLPKDLEQGILYVSEEFGIAGHLCPCGCDNKIMTPLDPSEWSFKEITNKPTLYPSIGNWQLPCRSHYWITNGNIEWSYDWSEEEIIAGREAEARKRKAYYDDLEAKQTKKSIFRRISNWFLKLILNIKN from the coding sequence ATGGGAAAAATTAAATTATTAAAAGTTGAATATTTACCAAAAGACTTAGAGCAAGGAATACTATATGTTTCTGAAGAATTTGGTATAGCTGGTCATTTGTGTCCATGTGGTTGTGATAATAAAATAATGACTCCATTAGACCCATCTGAATGGTCTTTCAAAGAAATAACTAATAAGCCAACTTTATATCCTTCAATTGGTAATTGGCAATTGCCTTGTAGGTCACACTACTGGATTACTAATGGAAACATTGAATGGTCATATGATTGGAGTGAAGAGGAAATCATTGCTGGTCGTGAAGCAGAAGCAAGAAAAAGAAAAGCCTATTATGATGATTTAGAAGCAAAACAGACTAAAAAATCAATTTTTAGAAGAATTTCAAATTGGTTTTTAAAATTAATATTAAATATTAAAAATTAA